The segment ctagCTACCGTAGAGTTTTTCAACATACCCGTTACAAAACGGGGTTTCTTGCGTTGTGGCGAAGTTACACTAAAGTTTAAAGGTACCGCCAACTGCTAAGGATAATATTACAACAGTAAATTTCGTTTAAAACTTAagcaaatataaagaaattacctCTTTTTCCTCTAACTCCTGTATTTTAATAATCTcttctttttcatttaactttttaGCTGGTTCTGCTTCTAATACCATTGTCTTAGCCATCAAATTATTGCCCTCTTTTACAGGTAACTGGTTTTCTTCATTGTCTTCTGTTGCAAGACTTGTCTTTATTTCTTTTGTCTTAAATTCTTGGGTATTTTTATAATGCTCTTTTGTAATGTGGCTTAAAAGTTCATTGAATGTTGTATAGATTTCTTCACAAACCGAACAATGATAGATTAGGAATTGTTTTTCCGTTATATAGATTTCAGCACAACGTCCATCATATTTGTCTCCTGGCAatagttgaaaatttattgGCATTTTTTTCGGTTAATTGTTTGCTTTAAACGGGGTaatatttcctttttcttttgttaattactaaaaatgttaattaattcaAAGCGAAAGTATTATTGTTGtgttgaaataagaaaaaaacaaaataaaaacaactaaactgtgctaaaaaataaacagtattaaatgtttttaagcaAGAGTGCGTAAGTtttatgtatgttgtttttttatatagactTTAATATACTACAACTGTCAAAGTCTAAAGGAAAAAATGACAGTGAAAATTGACATAAGCTTGCAGTACTTTTTTTGGGTGCTATAAATGGTAGCACTTTACCTTTGTAAAGTTGCCAGACTTTTGTATAGTTCAAGTGAACAAATAAACATTGGCAACATTAAAATAAGTTAAACGTTATATGTAGAgcagataaatagataaaatagaaaaatagatGAACAAACATGTAAATAGATGGAAAGAAAAATAGATAAATACATgtgtaaatagatagataaaagaATAGATagattaataaagaaaattaattaaaaatacacttTCAAAAAACAATTGGCAATACTTACACTCAAGTAAATTGGCAACTCTATTACATTTTGTTTCATTCCGTCTCGTTTCAATTGCCGCAATTACCGTCTGCTTTTAATTCTCACTCGGTGtgagaagaaaattttttcttacgTGTCTTGTATATCAAACAAAATGGTGCGGCAAATATTTAAGCctttaattagcaatttttGTTTACTTCTCTTGATCCTCAACCTAAATTGGGTTACTCCTGAGCTAATCAATAAAAATGTTGATCGTATCTTAGATCTCTCCACCCAGTTGGCTAAAGAAACGCTAAAAATTAGCGTCACCGATGATGCCGGCAAACAATTTAACAAGTACTCATTAGTCATTCCTGAAGAATTTGCAAACTCCTTGTCCTATGTCTCTGTCAAAGATGCCCGTAAAAAGGAATTAAACGTACGTAGAGTTGAAAAGGATcagcaaatatatataaatgttgaaTTGCCCACGGCCGTCAACAATCAAGAGTTCTTTGTggaattagtctatagtcaagtgatTAAACCATATCCTGTGGAAATTAAACAATCCGAAAAACAATTGGTTAAATATAATGGTTTCTTGTACTTCTATACACCCTACAAGACCGTCGAACAGAAAACTCAGGTGGTTTTAAGTTCCTCCAATGTGATTGCCTACAATCAAACAAAGCCTTATAACTTGGCCGgtagtaaaattaaatatggACCTTATGAAAATGTAGCAGGTGAGtggaaatttgtaattttatttaattaactgGTGTTAAGGCGTAGATGTAAATTCTTGAAATACACCCCTTTATAAGCATTGAAATATTGAATACAGGAGATTACTAAATAACAATGATTCTTCAGGAATCCAATCCCACTTATAGCGGCAGAATTGTTTGTTCTAAGTTTAGTAAAGATGTTTTTAGTAGTAGTTTATGGTTTAGTTTACATCTATGGAATGGTCAATAGTTCACTTAATACGTTAAACACGGCTGGGTTATAGTCTAATCTCTTTGGAatagatttctatataaaattatattttcttttgaaaacagttttctgtagaacATTTTACAATGGAAACATTATTAGTGCAgagaaattgttttgttttacacaGTTGTCTAATCTTTGCAGCTGAACAGGATTCTTTTTATGGATTTCCATTCAAAATtgcttttttcattttcaaactcTATATCCTTCCAGCTTTTACCAAGGAAAATCTCTACATTCACTACGAAAATCAAAATCCCTTTATGACCGTCAATCGTTTGGAGCGTACCATACAAATATCACACTGGGGTAATATTGCCGTCGAAGAGAATATACAATTAACTCACTCAGGCGCTCAATTGAAGGGATCTTTTTCACGCTATGAATTCCAAAAAGATGGACGCTCTGGTCAGGCTGCTATTAAATCTTATAAAACCATGTTACCCGCCTCCGCCTTTGGTGTTTACTATCGCGATAGCAATGGCAATATTTCCACCTCCAATATGAATGTATTGCGCGAATATGTAGATGTTGAATTGAGACCACGTTTCCCCCTATTCGGTGGCTGGAAAACTCAATACACTCTCGGCTATAACATACCCTCCTTTGAGTATTTATTCAATAATGGTGGTGATTATGTTCTTAAAATGCGTTTAATTGATCATATTTACGACGATATGTTTATTGATGAAGCTGTTGTGAACATCATTTTACCCGAGGGATGCACCAATATTAAATTGAAGACTCCCTATTCAGTACAAAGAAAAGATGATGGTTTAACCTACACCTATTTGGATACATTTGGACGTCCTACTATAACCTTTACCAAAAGGAACTTAGTCGAAAATCATATTTCCAACTTTGAATTGCGttataatttttcgaaaatcttgCTGTTACAAGAACCTTTATTAattatttcgtttgtttttatcatatttattttaacgatTATTTTCAAACGTTTAGATTTCTCCATTTCAACACATTCGCATAAGGATTAAGAAGGCATATTATAAATGTGTTAATAAGTTTACAAcataatttcctttaatttttttaataaaaaaaatactaacgaAACAGCTAACAGCTGTTTTTgggaaacaaaattttcatcataatttttgtattaaactaaaatcttgtttttaatcattttataggtaattttgttttaactatttctctataaaaaaatttcctgaACAGAACTGTTTTTCTACACAAATTTCACTCTTgagaacagttttctatagaaactactACTGGGAacagttttctaaataaattcaattttttttgctttcaaaatttagaaataagaaCTTAGACggctttaagttattttaagcCGCCGCAGACACTTTTAGTAGCAGCCGCCGCCGATGTTAATATTTATCGGCGCAGGGCTCTATATAATTGCATgttgtggcaaaaaaaaaaacagaaacacgCCAACAAAATAATTCGGTGTTCTCGACTACGAAAATTGTGAATAAAATTCGCTGACAAAATGCATCCCGATTTGACCGAAAGAATTCTACAACATTTGGAAAATGTCGATAAAGTCGATACCCTCGACCTGGTAGAGGTATTTGGTGTGGATCATCAAAAAATCGTGGGTGCCTTAAAATCAATACAAGCGCATGGTGAGTTGGTCAATGCGGAGACGACGTCACGCAAGACTTTAGAAATAACCGAAGAGGGACAATCGGTTGTGGCCAATGGCAGTCATGAGGCTGTCCTCTACAATGCTGTACCGGTCGAGGGCATTACACAAGCGGAACTAATGAAAAGTGGTCCCAATGCCAAGGTGGGTTTCAGTAAGGCCATGTCTCAGGGTTGGATTATGGTGGACAAATCGGTGAATCCTCCTTTAGTTAAACGCAAGGTGGATAAAATAGAGGATACGGTACAACGAAATCTGGTGGCCATTGTTAATGGTAAAACCGACTTGGCCGCCAACTTGGTAACCGAATACAAGAAACGTAAACTTTTGCAAGAGATCACCACCAAAAGTTTCATCTTATCCAAGGGACCAGAATTTGCCACCACTCTCACTAAATTGGAAACAGATTTGACGGTGGATATGTTGGCCTCTGGCCTGTGGAAAGACTTAAAATTCAAAGCCTACAATTTTGATGCTCTAGGTGCTCCTCCTGCTCGTGGTCATTTGCATCCTCTGCTCAAAGTGCGCACTGAATTCAGACAGATTTTCTTGGAAATGGGTTTTTCAGAAATGCCCACCAACAATTATGTGGAATCTTCCTTCTGGAACTTTGATGCTCTATTCCAGCCTCAACAGCATCCCGCTCGTGATGCACACGACACATTCTTTATCAATCATCCCgccaaaagttataaatttcccCAAGACTATTTGCAGCGCGTAAAAGAAGTACATTCCAAGGGTGGTTATGGTTCTCAGGGTTATGGTTATGACTGGAAATTGGAGGAGGCTCAAAAGAATCTTTTGCGTACCCACACCACAGCAGTCAGTGCCCGTATGTTGTATAAGCTGGCCAATCAACCAGAAGGCTTTAAGCCCGCCAAATATTTCAGTATCGACAAAGTGTTCCGTAATGAAACATTAGATGCCACACATTTGGCCGAGTTTCATCAGGTGGAGGGTGTTATAGCCGATGTTGGTTTAACATTGGGTGATTTGATTGGTACCCTATATGAATTCTTCCGCAAGTTGGGCATTACTCAATTGGAATTTAAGCCAGCCTATAATCCCTACACTGAACCCAGTATGGAGATATTCTGTTTCCATCCAGGTCTCAACAAATGGATTGAGGTCGGCAATTCGGGTGTTTTCCGTCCCGAAATGTTGCTGCCCATGGGTTTACCGGAGAACGTCAATGTCATTGCCTGGGGTTTGTCTTTGGAACGGCCAACTATGATTAAGTATGGCATTAATAATATCAGAGATCTGGTGGGTCCCAAGGTAGATTTGAAAATGGTGGAAGAGGGTCCTATTTGTCGTTTGGAAAAGGCTTGAGTAAATAGTAATgtgcttaaaatttattaaatatttattatgtgcGAATAAgtcagttaaaattttacttaaatattgtgttttgtgaatttaattttttgttttttattttctttctaaataaaattaaaaaacttaaacaattttatatttaaaatgcgAACAATTTATTTGACTTGAACCGTTATTTTTACATTTCGTCGCCgtcattaaacaataaatacaacTCTGTACTTTAACAAAACATATGTTATCACTCTACGGTGAATAGCTGGcaaaaaaaattagcaaaacaacaacacaatagCTAAATTAACAAGCATAGTGAATTTTTACAGGCTGACGTTCAAGATACTTTTATACGTGCAGATTGACAGCtttaatgtttttcaaatttttttatatacaaagtttgacattttgctttgtagaaaaaacaaacataatatcatctgttaaaaattgttttttgtgttgactgttttttgcttttatttaatgCGTCActattaagttttttgttttgttataaagagaaatttttaatttatttaattttaaaattatattgaaatttttaaaagaagaacgaaagtaaattaaaagttaaataaaaacactaaaGATTGTgcaatataaaacttttcaacAGTTTTCAAAACACTAGTAACAACAAAGGGGAATTCCATGGATCTTAATTTAGCAACCACAACAACAGCGCTTGTAAACACAAATCAAGAAAATaatcaattattattaaatgccattaaaaacaaatttgcagCCCAAACGGAACAAGAGGCTGCCTCCTTTAGTCCGCCCAAATTTAATATACCGCTACTAAAGATACCGTCTAATGCTAGTAAGGAAAATACAAATACTAACGGCAGCTGTAGCAATACTCCTCCCAATAGCCAACtcaatcaatttttattaaaacaactgcaagaaaaacatacgaataATGTTAAAGATAACGAAACAACAGGATTTGTTTTGCCACAACTGCAGTTGAATAATAATAGTGATAAGTCAGTCTTAAAGTTTGAACTGCCGGTATTAACACAAGCCACTGCAGTTAATATACCAAAAGATAACAAAATCAGCAGTTTAACCACTGCCATTAACAAATTGCAAGTACAAGACTTGTCCAAAGCAGAGGAATCCAATCTAACAACATCTCTGCCACACAACTCTAACATTGATCTAACCACTGCTTTATCCTCTAAAAAGCACTCTCATCAAGGCACTCCCCCCACCAGAGATTTTCATAAAACCTCTACAAAATCAAATGCTgaagatttaaattttgttatacccttcatAGACTGTGATCGTTTGGATAATTCTAGCAAACAAGACCTGCTCTTACCCCTGTCCAATGAATATTGCATTACCGACATTTCACAATTGCTGCTCAAACACTCCCTCGTAGAACCATCTGTCATTGGTCGCTTCTTATGTTTAGCTGATGATAAGTACTTGCCACCTGCTCCCTTACACTGTTTAAGTCGGGAATATCGCCAGCAGCCAGCTAAACATTATATAGCACCATTTCGTTTTGAAACTAAATCAC is part of the Lucilia cuprina isolate Lc7/37 chromosome 3, ASM2204524v1, whole genome shotgun sequence genome and harbors:
- the LOC111674921 gene encoding dolichyl-diphosphooligosaccharide--protein glycosyltransferase subunit 1; amino-acid sequence: MVRQIFKPLISNFCLLLLILNLNWVTPELINKNVDRILDLSTQLAKETLKISVTDDAGKQFNKYSLVIPEEFANSLSYVSVKDARKKELNVRRVEKDQQIYINVELPTAVNNQEFFVELVYSQVIKPYPVEIKQSEKQLVKYNGFLYFYTPYKTVEQKTQVVLSSSNVIAYNQTKPYNLAGSKIKYGPYENVAAFTKENLYIHYENQNPFMTVNRLERTIQISHWGNIAVEENIQLTHSGAQLKGSFSRYEFQKDGRSGQAAIKSYKTMLPASAFGVYYRDSNGNISTSNMNVLREYVDVELRPRFPLFGGWKTQYTLGYNIPSFEYLFNNGGDYVLKMRLIDHIYDDMFIDEAVVNIILPEGCTNIKLKTPYSVQRKDDGLTYTYLDTFGRPTITFTKRNLVENHISNFELRYNFSKILLLQEPLLIISFVFIIFILTIIFKRLDFSISTHSHKD
- the LOC111674940 gene encoding uncharacterized protein LOC111674940; this encodes MDLNLATTTTALVNTNQENNQLLLNAIKNKFAAQTEQEAASFSPPKFNIPLLKIPSNASKENTNTNGSCSNTPPNSQLNQFLLKQLQEKHTNNVKDNETTGFVLPQLQLNNNSDKSVLKFELPVLTQATAVNIPKDNKISSLTTAINKLQVQDLSKAEESNLTTSLPHNSNIDLTTALSSKKHSHQGTPPTRDFHKTSTKSNAEDLNFVIPFIDCDRLDNSSKQDLLLPLSNEYCITDISQLLLKHSLVEPSVIGRFLCLADDKYLPPAPLHCLSREYRQQPAKHYIAPFRFETKSPDDMVMEALNKYQMRHYN
- the LOC111674928 gene encoding phenylalanine--tRNA ligase alpha subunit, whose protein sequence is MHPDLTERILQHLENVDKVDTLDLVEVFGVDHQKIVGALKSIQAHGELVNAETTSRKTLEITEEGQSVVANGSHEAVLYNAVPVEGITQAELMKSGPNAKVGFSKAMSQGWIMVDKSVNPPLVKRKVDKIEDTVQRNLVAIVNGKTDLAANLVTEYKKRKLLQEITTKSFILSKGPEFATTLTKLETDLTVDMLASGLWKDLKFKAYNFDALGAPPARGHLHPLLKVRTEFRQIFLEMGFSEMPTNNYVESSFWNFDALFQPQQHPARDAHDTFFINHPAKSYKFPQDYLQRVKEVHSKGGYGSQGYGYDWKLEEAQKNLLRTHTTAVSARMLYKLANQPEGFKPAKYFSIDKVFRNETLDATHLAEFHQVEGVIADVGLTLGDLIGTLYEFFRKLGITQLEFKPAYNPYTEPSMEIFCFHPGLNKWIEVGNSGVFRPEMLLPMGLPENVNVIAWGLSLERPTMIKYGINNIRDLVGPKVDLKMVEEGPICRLEKA